In a genomic window of Phragmites australis chromosome 14, lpPhrAust1.1, whole genome shotgun sequence:
- the LOC133890748 gene encoding vacuole membrane protein KMS1-like produces the protein MGPTASGEDQAMSELREKHRVDLERLTLTSRPFKTLEFFVLAIAQSLGRTCSCVLKKGARLKIVVLLVVSTWVLLLFTDGPHERHVQELLWYVKFGLWWVVLGVTSSIGLGSGLHTFVLYLGPHIALFTIKAVQCGRVDLKSAPYDTILLKRRPSWLEKDCLEFGPPIHQATIPFSTILQEVYLEAVLWGLGTALGELPPYFLSRAASMSGRKIDELEELDASISEGFLSSTLHQAKSWLMSHSQHLNFTTILLLASVPNPLFDLAGILCGQFNIPFWKFFLATLIGKAIVKVCIQTTLVITLCNNQLLDLVEKRLIWAFGYVPGVASVLPFLVAKLKTAKNKFLSAHVAASASVAVKGKKWNLSFSLIWNTVVWLMVINFIIQIVTSTAQGYVRTQQELEICKKLSENKRSASEPSVGVSK, from the exons ATGGGGCCAACCGCCTCCGGCGAGGACCAGGCCATGTCCG AGCTCCGTGAAAAACATCGTGTGGACCTGGAGAGACTAACACTGACATCACGGCCATTCAAGACATTGGAATTCTTTGTGTTAGCCATTGCTCAGAGTTTGGGAAGAACATGTTCCTGTGTTCTGAAAAAAGGTGCTCGGTTGAAAATTGTGGTTCTTTTGGTTGTTTCTACCTGGGTTCTGCTCTTGTTCACTGATGGTCCACATGAAAGG CATGTCCAGGAGCTGCTTTGGTATGTCAAATTTGGATTATGGTGGGTCGTACTAGGGGTCACTTCATCCATTGGATTAG GTTCTGGTTTGCACACTTTCGTATTATATTTAGGTCCCCATATTGCCCTTTTTACCATCAAAGCGGTTCAGTGTGGTAGGGTTGATTTAAAAAGTGCTCCTTATGACACTATTCTCCTTAAAAGGAGGCCATCATGGTTAGAGAAAGACTGTCTGGAGTTTGGACCCCCGATACATCAGGCAACAATTCCATTCAGCACAATACTGCAAGAAGTTTATCTCGAAGCTGTTCTTTGGGGCCTTGGAACTGCACTTGGAGAGCTTCCTCCATATTTTCTGTCAAGAGCAG CTAGCATGTCAGGCCGCAAAATAGATGAGTTAGAAGAATTGGATGCTTCCATTTCAGAAGGCTTTCTATCGTCAACTTTACATCAGGCCAAAAGCTGGCTCATGTCTCATTCACAGCATCTAAACTTCACTACAATCTTGCTACTTGCTTCG GTGCCAAACCCTCTGTTTGATCTTGCTGGTATCTTGTGTGGACAATTTAACATCCCTTTCTGGAAGTTTTTTCTAGCAACTTTGATTGGAAAGGCTATTGTTAAAGTTTGCATCCAG ACAACATTGGTGATTACTCTCTGCAATAACCAACTTCTTGATTTGGTGGAGAAAAGGCTTATATGGGCATTTGGCTATGTTCCTGGAGTGGCATCCGTCCTACCTTTTTTAGTTGCCAAGTTGAAGACAGCCAAGAATAAGTTTTtatcagctcatgttgctgcatCAGCTTCTGTTGCTGTGAAG GGAAAGAAATGGAACCTATCATTCTCCTTGATCTGGAATACTGTGGTGTGGCTCATGGttataaacttcattattcaGATAGTTACTTCTACAGCACAGGGTTATGTCAGGACACAACAAGAGCTAGAGATCTGTAAGAAGTTGTCAGAAAACAAACGTTCTGCTTCTGAACCTTCTGTTGGTGTATCGAAATGA